TTATGATCGCCCGGTGGCGTGTGCGGTCTTACCGGACGGGTGCTTGAAAGGATTTCTATATGACTCAGCGCGATGCGATATTCCCTGCAAACCGTCATGCCCTCTACGAGGCGCACGGCTATTCTGCTGCGATCCGATCCGAAAATCTGCTGTTCGTCTCCGGCCAAGTCGGCAGCCGTAGCGATGGCTCGCCGGAACCGAACTTCGAGGATCAAGTTCGGCTCGCGTTCGCCAATCTGAAAGCGACGCTGATCGCGGGAGGATGCGGATTTGATGACATTGTAGATGTGACGACCTCTCACACCGATCCTGAGAGCCAATTTGAAACCATCATGGCCGTGAAGAGCGAAATGTTCGAACAGGCTCCTTATCCAAACTGGACGGCAATCGGTGTGAACTGGCTTGCCGGTTTTGATTTCGAGATCAAGGTGATTGCCCGCATTCCAAGCAAGACGTAGTCGGCCATGTAATGGCTGCCAGTCGCGGTTTCGGCTTCTGTCTCCGCGACGGATCTATTGAGTTCGAAAAAGCACACCATGCCTGGAGAAGCTGTTACATGGGATTCTCATTTTCGGTCGGTAATCAGGGGTTTCGCGAGCCGCAGCTCTCCAAAAATCTATTGAAGCATCTTGGAGTTTCGGCTCGGGATATTGCGACAGCGGCGCGCCAGTTTCCGATTACGTCGCGGATCGATATTCAGACCGGGCTGGAAAGCTTACTGAAACGTGAACCGCAGACGCGGTTGACTGGACTTTTTTCGCCGAATCCGCATGAGGGCGTTACGTTTGCTCAGATACTCGGCGGCTCTCACTTTCAAGTGGATACGGGGCCACTGCAGTATGACGAGATTGATATTGGCGATGCGGAACCGGCACGTTGTCTGAAGAATGGATTGTGGATGGGGCGAGAGAATGGGGTCCCTTTTGCGATCATGCTCGCTTCGGGTGGGCGATTCGGCTTTCAGGTGGGGGTAAACGTCGAGATTGCTGTTGCCGCAGGCGAATCCGGCTCCAGGTTCTCCCATGACTTCTTTCGTCAACTGGAGCAGGCGATCAGCGAGGGACGAAGCTATCGCGGCCGAGTGATTTCGCTTGAGGCGCATCATCATCCGATGGGAGGCGGCAGTTCGGTGAAGGTGCATCGGTTGGCCAAGGTGAACCGGGAGGATGTCATCCTTCCGCAGAAGACGCTGGCTACGCTCGATCGTAATGTCGGCGGTTTTATGGCAGCGCGAGACGCGCTGAAGGCAATGCATTTTCAGGCGCGGAAGGGGCTGCTGTTTTATGGGCCGCCGGGAACGGGCAAGACACACACGATCCACTATCTGGCTTCGCAGTTGCCGAATCATACGACGTTGCTGGTGACGGCTGAGCAGGTGGGATTGATCGGAGAATATTTTCGTCTGGCACGATTTCTGCAGCCTTCCATGATGGTGATTGAGGATGTGGACTTGATCGCCCGGGATAGAACAGAGATGCGGAACGGGGGCGAGGAGGTGTTGCTTAACAAGCTGCTGAATGAGATGGATGGACTGCGGGAAGATGCCGAGGTGTTGTTTATCCTGACGACCAATCGTCCGGACCAGATCGAGCCGGCGCTGGTCTCGCGTCCGGGGCGCATCGATCAGGCGATTGAGTTTCCGTTACCGGACGAGGAGGGCCGGGCGAAGCTGACGAAGCTGTATGGGCGCGATCTGAAGTTGTCGGATGAATTGCTGGAGTTGATCGTTCGGCGAACGAAGGGTGTGAGCGGCGCTTTTATCAAAGAGCTGATGAGGCGTTGCGCGCAGTTTCAGATGGAAGGCTCTGGGGGCAGCGTTCTCGCACAGGCTGCGGTGGATGAAGCGCTGGAGGAGATGTTGTTTGCGGGAGGAACTTTAAATCGGCGTTTGCTTGGCGGGGAAGCGGTTGAGACCTTGGGGACGGAAGTGGGTTAGCTTTACTGGGATTCGGAAGACTAAATTTGACCGACTATCACTTCTTTTTCTGTTTAGGCGTTGCCTCGAGCGGGCGTATTCGAGGGCGGGCTGTTCGCTTTGCTCAGAGTGCTGATCCTTCTGTTTGCCGATAGGACAGGATTCGACACCGTTATCTGTGGCGAAACCAGTGTGATGCCAGCAAAATCAGAATGAGAGCAGCACCGATAATGAGTCGGCGCCTAAACGGATGGAACGTGAGATCGTCTTCACTTCCTGAGTTGTCGTTAGGATTGTGCGGATCGTAACTGATGATAAAGGTATGACCTAAAGGGACATCGGCATGGGCAATGTACTGGCCGGAGTGTAGTTGCCCGTTTGCATGGTAGGTGAATGTAACGGCATATCTTGAGAAGTCCGGCATCTCAAAGTTTGCAATGCGGCCAGTGCGGATGCGTGGTGCATGTTTTATGAGTTCGCACGCTTCGACCGTTGCTGTTGCTTCAATCCAAGGAGGATCTTCCATATTGGGCCCAGAGGATTCTAACCTGCGGGTCGATCGCTGCTGAAGAGCAAACGAAAAAAGAGAGTGGAACAATCTTGGACTGTTGTATGGGTTAGTGGGAGAGCTTGTCGAGGTGGCGGTAGCCGCCGGTGGCGATGAAGGCGGTGAGGAAGATGGTGAAGTTGTAGCTGGCGTGGATGAGGGTGGAGGCCAGGACCGAGCGCAGGCGGATGCGGACGGCGCTGAGGATGAGGGAGACACAGAACAGGAGCAGCAGGACGGGCCAGGTGAAGGCGGTCTGCTGGCCGTGGAGTGCGGCGAAGAGGATGCTGGTGAAGACGGCGGAGAAGACCAGGGCTGGGGTGGAGATCTTGTTGTTGGAGTGCCAGAGCTCGCGGGCGGCGGGGGTGCGGGGGAGTGAGAGCCAGTCGTAGGCGATGGCGACGGCGGGCAGGAGGAAGCCCCGGAAGAGGATCTCTTCGAAGAGAGGTGCGACGAGGATGCCAAAGAGGGTGACCAGCCAGACGTCCGATGGGGTGCGGAAGAAGTCGTCGATCGGGATGTCTTTGGGGATGGAGATGACCGAGGAGATGGCTTGCACGGCGAAGGAGAGGGCGAGGCCGATGGGGATGAGACGGAAGGCGTTGCGGCGGGCGGCGTCGGGGTTGGCGTCGATGCCGTTGGCGAAGGGGCGCCTCCAGAGGAGAGGGAAGACGAACCAGGAGATGGCGAGTGTCGCGAGGTAGGTGACGGCTTCTGAGGCTATGAGCAGCTTGGGGGGGATGGAGGCGGCGGATAGTTTGCCTGCGATTGCGGGAGCGTGGGTGAGGCCAAGGAGAAGCAACTGGGTGAGGAAGAGGAAGACACCGGCGATGGCGAGGAAGAGGAGCGCGTGGCCGAAGTTGGGGATGCGGTGAGGCGCGTCTTCGGGCGCGTCGTTGGGGGTGTTGTCCATGGGAGGCTGGAGGATGGCCTCGCCTTCGGGGAGGAGAGAGAGTTCGGGAAGGATGGGGCGTTCGGGGAGTATCGGGTGCACCGGGGCATCAGATTGGCTTCGGCTTTGGGGGCTGGCGGCGACTGGATTCGGAGAGAGAAACGCGGCTGTGTTTTGGGCGATGTTCGAGCTAACGGATCGGGACGCGGGGGACCCGGTGGCTGGTGTTGCGGGGTTCGGAGTTAGTTCGCTCATGCTTTTTTCGTGCGTGGGACTGGCTTTGAGGCAGGTGCTTTCTTGTTCGGTGCCGATTCTGGAGTTGCTGCTTTGCTTATTGTGGACTTCTTTGCGGCTTTTGGCGTGATGCTTTTGGGGGATCTTTCTTCCGGTTTGGCGGCGCTTGCTTTGGCCAGGCCGGTCTTCTTTTCGGGGGCGATGAATTTGGCTTTTGGCTGTTTGACCGCGTCGGGGGCTGCGGCGATGTTTGCGGGCTGAGGGCCGGCGTGGCTGGTGCCGTTGCGGCTGGCGAAGGCTTGGCTTCCTAAAGACGGGTTGTGGGAGGCGTAGTAGCGGGCGAGGAAGCTGCCGGTGTGGGAGGCGGCGACGGTGGCGATCTGCTCGGGCGTGCCGTGGGCGATGATACGGCCGCCGCCTTCGCCGCCTTCGGGTCCCATGTCGAGGATGTAGTCGGCGTTGCGGATGATGTCGAGGTTGTGCTCGATGATGATGACGGTGTTGCCGAGGTCGGTTAACCGGTGGAGGACTTCGAGGAGCTTGCGCACGTCGTCGAAGTGGAGGCCGGTGGTGGGCTCGTCGAGGAGGTAGAGGGTGCGGCCGGTCTGGCGCTTGGAGAGCTCGCGGGCCAGCTTCATACGCTGGGCTTCGCCGCCGGAGAGGGTGGTGGCGGACTGGCCAAGATGGATGTAGCCGAGGCCTACATCGACGAGGGTTTGCAGCTTTACGTTGACGGTTGGGATGTCTTTGAGGATGGGGACGGCGTCGGCGATGGGGAGGTCGAGGAGATCGGCGATGGAGTAGCCGTTGAACTTGACGGAGAGGGTCTCTTGATTGTAACGGCGGCCGTTACATACTTCGCAGAGGACGTAGACGTCGGGGAGGAAGTTCATCTCGATGCGGCGCTGGCCTTCGCCCTGGCAGGCCTCGCAGCGTCCGCCCTGAACGTTGAAGGAGAAACGGCCGGGTTTGTAGCCGCGCTCGCGAGACTCGGGGAGCATGGCGAAGAGATCTCTTATCGCCGTGAACACTCCTGTATAGGTAGCAGGATTGCTGCGTGGGGTGCGGCCGATGGGGGACTGGTCGATCTGGATTACTTTGTCTAGCTGGTCAATACCGATGACCTTGCCGTGCTGGCCGGGCTCTTCGCGGCTGCCGTAGAGTTCTTTTGCCAGGGAGCGGTACAGAATGTCGTTGACTAGCGTGCTTTTGCCGGAGCCGCTGACGCCGGTGATGACGGTCATGACGCCGAGGGGGAAGTGGGCGGTGACGTTCTGGAGATTGTGGGAGTGGGCGTCTTCGACGGTGATCCAGTTGCCGGTGAGGGCGCGCGGGTTGGTGCGGGCTAAGATCTCGATCTTGCCGGCGAGGTACTGGCCGGTGATGGACGCTGGGTTGTCCATGATTTGTTGGGGGGTGCCGTCGGCGATGAGGAGACCGCCGTTTTTTCCTGCGCCGGGGCCGAGGTCGAGGACGTAGTCGGCTTTGCGGATGGTGTCTTCATCGTGCTCGACGACGAGGACGGTGTTGCCGAGGTCGCGAAGGTTTTCGAGGGCATTGATGAGGCGCTGATTGTCGCGCTGGTGGAGGCCGATGGAGGGCTCGTCGAGGACGTAGAGGACGCCGCGGAGGCGGGAGCCAATCTGTGTGGCGAGGCGGATGCGCTGGCCTTCGCCCCCGGAGAGGGTGGCGGCGCTGCGGTCGAGTGCGAGGTAGCCAAGGCCGACGGCGTTGAGGAACTCGAGGCGCTCGATGATCTCGCGCTGGAGGCGGTCGGCGATGATGCGGTCGCGGCCTACGAAGTTCATGTTGCGCGCTGAGGTGAGGGCGCGCTCCAGGGGGAGGGCGGTGAAGTCGGCGATGGAGGCGCTGTTTACGGTTACGGCGAGGGATTCGGGGCGGAGGCGGCGGCCTTTGCAGACGGGACAGAGGGTCGCGGACATGTACTGCATCATGTACTCGCGGTAGCCCTCGGATTTGGTGTCTTCGAGGTTGGAGCGGAGGTATTCGAAGATGCCGTGGAAGCCGGTGCGGCCTGCTTCGGCGCGCGGAGGGCCGTATAGGAAGAGATTCTGGTGTTCGGTGGTGAGGTCTTCGAAGGGCAGCTTGATGTTGATCTTGGTTTTTTCGGCGAAGAGCTTGATGAGGCGGAGGAGGTAGGCGGAGCCGGAGCCTGGGCCCATGGCGCCGTCGAGCAGGGGCTTGGACCAGTCGGTGATGGTCTTGGCGGGGTCGAAGTCGTAGATGCTGCCGAGGCCGTGGCAGTTGGGGCAGGCGCCGTAGTTGGAGTTGAAGGAGAAGCTGCGGGGCTCGAGGCGGGGGACGTTGATGCCGCAGTCGGGGCAGGCCATGGAGGAGGAGTAGAGGGTTTCGTCCATGCCGTGGATGGCGATGAGGACAAGGCCGTTGGCCATCTGAAGGGCTTTGGCGACGGAGGTTTCGAGGCGGCGGGTGTCGTACTTTGGCGCGGCGTTGGCTAAAGCGGCGGTGGTGTTATCGGGCGGGAGGGGTTTGAGGATGATGCGGTCGACTACGGCTTCGATGGTGTGGTTTTTGCGTTTTTCGAGGCGCATGCCTTCGGTGAGCTCGGTCATCTCGCCGTCGATACGGGCGCGGAAGCCTTGCTGGTCGAGTGCTTCGAGTTCTTCGCGGAACTCGCCTTTGCGTCCGCGGACGATGGGGGCGTAGACGGTGATGCGCTCGCCGGGGGAGAGGCTGGCGATACGTTCGACGATCTGCTCGGCGGACTGGCGGGTGATGGGGCGGTGGCAGTTGGGGCAGTGGGGTTGGCCTACGCTCGCGTACAACAGCCTCAGGTAATCATAGATCTCTGTGATGGTGCCGACGGTGGAGCGGGGGCTGCGGGAGGTGGTCTTTTGCTCGATGGAGATGGCGGGGGAGAGGCCGTCGATGGCGTCGACGTCGGGGCGCTCCATCTGGTCTAAGAATTGCCGGGCGTATGCCGATAAGGTCTCTACGTAGCGGCGTTGGCCCTCTGCGTAGATGGTGTCGAAGGCGAGGGAGGATTTTCCGGAGCCGGAGAGGCCGGTGACGACGGTGAGGGTGTTGCGCGGAATGCTGACGTCGACGTTGCGCAGGTTGTGCTGGCGAGCGCCGCGGACGGTGATGTGTGTAATGCCCATGAGATGTGTGTGGCGCTGTTCGGCCAAGTCTCTAGAATACGGCATTTTGAGGGGAGAGATTTTGTTGGGGCGGGCGCGGTTTTGCGATTGGGGCAACCCCGGAATGGGAAAGATGTATCCGAAGGAGCAACAACAGCCACTTTCGGGTCATTGTAATGGCCTGTAAGTTTGCAACAATAGCCGAGATGTAAAACGTTGTCGCCGGAAAAGGCCGGCGGCTTATGAAATCCGAGGGTTGGGTGTGATGACGTCGATTATGTTGGTCTGTGCGGTGTTGGCTTCGCTGGCTGTGGGTGTTTTGATTGCTTATGGGGTTTGTATTGCGATGTTTAGCGCGTTCCAGATGCATGCGCGTCAGATCGCTGGGAATGCTGATCGACAGGTGACGGCTACAGTGCAGGTTCTGAAGAGCTAGGCGCGCTGCTGGGTGGCAGTCGTGGTTTTTTAAGTAAGGACTTAATTTAAAAAGTTATTGGGGAGGAGCTTGCTGCTGGCGGAGGCGCTGGAGCTGCTCGTAGATCTGCTGCGGTGTTTTGACGCCATTGGGGGAGTCCGGCTGGGAGGTATCGGCTGGAGTTGTTGAGGCTGGCGCGGCCGGGGTGATGGGTGGAACGGTGCTGTTTCGAGGCGAGGGTGGTTCGGCTGAGGATGTGGGCGGGTCGGATGCTGGTTGAGCGTCGTCGGCTTCGGATTTGTCGTCGAAGGCCTGCGCGTTAGGGCTTGGCGGGGTGGGACCACCCTGGCGCGGGGTGAGGATGAGCTCTGCCGGGGTAGCGCCGTCGCGTGCCACGAGGAGCATGTTGCTGCCGGTGCCGTCCAGTAGCTGGGCCAGTATCTGACTGGGAGCGTCGGGACCGTATTTGCCAAAGACGCGCTCGTCGACGACGCCGCCTGT
The nucleotide sequence above comes from Tunturibacter empetritectus. Encoded proteins:
- a CDS encoding RidA family protein, producing the protein MTQRDAIFPANRHALYEAHGYSAAIRSENLLFVSGQVGSRSDGSPEPNFEDQVRLAFANLKATLIAGGCGFDDIVDVTTSHTDPESQFETIMAVKSEMFEQAPYPNWTAIGVNWLAGFDFEIKVIARIPSKT
- a CDS encoding ATP-binding protein, with the translated sequence MGFSFSVGNQGFREPQLSKNLLKHLGVSARDIATAARQFPITSRIDIQTGLESLLKREPQTRLTGLFSPNPHEGVTFAQILGGSHFQVDTGPLQYDEIDIGDAEPARCLKNGLWMGRENGVPFAIMLASGGRFGFQVGVNVEIAVAAGESGSRFSHDFFRQLEQAISEGRSYRGRVISLEAHHHPMGGGSSVKVHRLAKVNREDVILPQKTLATLDRNVGGFMAARDALKAMHFQARKGLLFYGPPGTGKTHTIHYLASQLPNHTTLLVTAEQVGLIGEYFRLARFLQPSMMVIEDVDLIARDRTEMRNGGEEVLLNKLLNEMDGLREDAEVLFILTTNRPDQIEPALVSRPGRIDQAIEFPLPDEEGRAKLTKLYGRDLKLSDELLELIVRRTKGVSGAFIKELMRRCAQFQMEGSGGSVLAQAAVDEALEEMLFAGGTLNRRLLGGEAVETLGTEVG
- a CDS encoding CPBP family intramembrane glutamic endopeptidase gives rise to the protein MSELTPNPATPATGSPASRSVSSNIAQNTAAFLSPNPVAASPQSRSQSDAPVHPILPERPILPELSLLPEGEAILQPPMDNTPNDAPEDAPHRIPNFGHALLFLAIAGVFLFLTQLLLLGLTHAPAIAGKLSAASIPPKLLIASEAVTYLATLAISWFVFPLLWRRPFANGIDANPDAARRNAFRLIPIGLALSFAVQAISSVISIPKDIPIDDFFRTPSDVWLVTLFGILVAPLFEEILFRGFLLPAVAIAYDWLSLPRTPAARELWHSNNKISTPALVFSAVFTSILFAALHGQQTAFTWPVLLLLFCVSLILSAVRIRLRSVLASTLIHASYNFTIFLTAFIATGGYRHLDKLSH
- the uvrA gene encoding excinuclease ABC subunit UvrA: MGITHITVRGARQHNLRNVDVSIPRNTLTVVTGLSGSGKSSLAFDTIYAEGQRRYVETLSAYARQFLDQMERPDVDAIDGLSPAISIEQKTTSRSPRSTVGTITEIYDYLRLLYASVGQPHCPNCHRPITRQSAEQIVERIASLSPGERITVYAPIVRGRKGEFREELEALDQQGFRARIDGEMTELTEGMRLEKRKNHTIEAVVDRIILKPLPPDNTTAALANAAPKYDTRRLETSVAKALQMANGLVLIAIHGMDETLYSSSMACPDCGINVPRLEPRSFSFNSNYGACPNCHGLGSIYDFDPAKTITDWSKPLLDGAMGPGSGSAYLLRLIKLFAEKTKINIKLPFEDLTTEHQNLFLYGPPRAEAGRTGFHGIFEYLRSNLEDTKSEGYREYMMQYMSATLCPVCKGRRLRPESLAVTVNSASIADFTALPLERALTSARNMNFVGRDRIIADRLQREIIERLEFLNAVGLGYLALDRSAATLSGGEGQRIRLATQIGSRLRGVLYVLDEPSIGLHQRDNQRLINALENLRDLGNTVLVVEHDEDTIRKADYVLDLGPGAGKNGGLLIADGTPQQIMDNPASITGQYLAGKIEILARTNPRALTGNWITVEDAHSHNLQNVTAHFPLGVMTVITGVSGSGKSTLVNDILYRSLAKELYGSREEPGQHGKVIGIDQLDKVIQIDQSPIGRTPRSNPATYTGVFTAIRDLFAMLPESRERGYKPGRFSFNVQGGRCEACQGEGQRRIEMNFLPDVYVLCEVCNGRRYNQETLSVKFNGYSIADLLDLPIADAVPILKDIPTVNVKLQTLVDVGLGYIHLGQSATTLSGGEAQRMKLARELSKRQTGRTLYLLDEPTTGLHFDDVRKLLEVLHRLTDLGNTVIIIEHNLDIIRNADYILDMGPEGGEGGGRIIAHGTPEQIATVAASHTGSFLARYYASHNPSLGSQAFASRNGTSHAGPQPANIAAAPDAVKQPKAKFIAPEKKTGLAKASAAKPEERSPKSITPKAAKKSTISKAATPESAPNKKAPASKPVPRTKKA